A genomic segment from Cumulibacter soli encodes:
- the mftR gene encoding mycofactocin system transcriptional regulator (MftR, the mycofactocin system transcriptional regulator, is an uncharacterized TetR family DNA-binding transcription factor. Its role is inferred by context. It occurs as part of the biosynthesis locus for mycofactocin, a partially characterized electron carrier derived from the terminal Val-Tyr dipeptide of the precursor peptide MftA, through a radical SAM enzyme-mediated process.): MPHLTAQAAAGRPGRRPATSHEQIAQVGIRLFAERGFDAVSVDDIAAAAGVGRRTLFRYYPSKNDIVWGTFDEHLASWERWIAANTRDLDLLPAIRAAVVHFNDFDEQVMPEHRVRMALILSNPALQAHATLRYERWRAVIARMIAARLKCPADDPRPTVLAHLTLGAAISTYEQWLRDSRADLIDLMHRSFEILADPASVAPSAAIESDDVR, translated from the coding sequence TTGCCCCATCTCACGGCGCAGGCTGCCGCCGGACGCCCCGGCCGGCGTCCGGCTACCAGTCATGAGCAGATCGCCCAGGTGGGGATCCGGCTTTTCGCTGAGCGTGGTTTCGATGCCGTGTCGGTCGATGACATCGCTGCCGCGGCCGGGGTCGGGCGGCGAACCTTGTTCCGGTACTACCCCTCCAAGAACGACATCGTGTGGGGCACGTTCGACGAGCACCTCGCATCCTGGGAGCGGTGGATCGCGGCGAATACCCGTGACCTGGATCTGCTCCCGGCGATCCGGGCGGCAGTCGTGCACTTCAACGATTTCGATGAGCAGGTCATGCCCGAGCACCGCGTGCGGATGGCACTCATCCTCAGCAATCCGGCGCTGCAAGCGCACGCGACGCTGCGCTACGAGCGGTGGCGTGCCGTTATCGCGCGCATGATCGCGGCACGCCTGAAGTGCCCTGCCGACGACCCGCGGCCTACGGTGCTAGCCCACCTCACGCTCGGCGCGGCGATTTCGACGTACGAGCAGTGGCTGCGCGATTCGCGCGCCGACCTCATCGACCTGATGCATCGCAGTTTTGAGATCCTTGCCGATCCCGCCAGCGTCGCGCCCTCAGCGGCCATCGAGTCGGACGACGTGCGTTGA